The genomic window gcttataaatatatttgttttgtttttattaaataaaaatatttaaaactctCCACTAATGATTAGTTGATTAGGAATAGACTTACGAGGTAGATTGGGCTTGAAATCTACTGTGAGCTGAATTGGTACCAAACTCCCATCATCCGATGTTGTAGCTAATACAGCACGCGAGTCACCAACGTTTGCAATTACAATTAGTTCACCCTGTTTATCagattaaacaagaaaaaaaaaagtgatttttattttttagttaggCATGGGATGTTCATATGGAGAGTCTATCATTAAAAATACTTTAGTCTATGACCCTCCGTCTAATTAAGAATCTGTCCTCAAAATTTGGATGAGTTTTCATTTTTCAAGAACAACTCCTCACCACTGATTTGGAATGATATATTATAAAGGATTATCttatgtgtacactaaaattagccactaaaattaactactagtataaaatacatactagaatataaatacacgttgaaaataaattaaatcacacgtatatttatacacaaatatatcgGTGACTGATTTCAGTGAATAATTCTGATGTACCAATAGCATTTTGTATTGTAAAACTCACAAGTTAGCTACTAAAGTTGCAAATTTGCAATCATGTGATGAATGAGTGGACTAATGTGAAATCAAACCATGCAAGTGTAATCAAGGATGCTTCCTAATGACCCCTAAAGATCAAGATTACCTGTCTAACAATGGAGAGGGCAGTGGTTCCACTGAAAAACGAATCGATCTTGCGATTCTGCTCGAGTTCTCGATCAATGGCAGCACAAGTCTTCAAGTAGGAATGCTTCCATATGTTAAAACAGTTTTGCATCTTCTCTGCCTCAACATCGGCATCTCCAGAATCTGGGTCAAGATCAAGNNNNNNNNNNNNNNNNNNNNNNNNCGGCATTGATTCTCTCACTCTTTTCGCCACAAAGTGACCCCATGGCCCATGCCCATCAAAGATCCCACAGAAGATCGTGTCCTCTTGGCACCCAAATTCCTGTAATAATCATAACATCCATGAACAAATAATGAATATCAACAACTATGTCCAAAATATATGTTCATTGCAATATAATGCATATAATGCTTAACAAACACACTAACAAAGATGAAGTTGaataaagaatttaattttgatgcacgttaatgtaaagtagttttatacgtacatttaattatataatacTACGCACGAATGGTCAACTAAAAGAACAAATGTGATTACAAGATTGTGTAAAACATTTTACACTGTCAATGCATCAAAATTAGACTAGTTGAATAAAATATGCATACAAAAATATTATGGCAATGATTGCAAGTACCTCTCACTCTTTACAGCAATCTTAGCGTAGTTAAGTTAAATGGTGAAAACTCATTTTGAATTATCAACTTCGTATAGATAGATGTACACTCTCAACCAACTTAAGGTGGAAActcttaataattaaaaattattaaataatattttagtcaaataaattaaatcacctaattattatcaattattaatttacttttattGAGTGAACCTTTGTATAAAACTTTTCTTGCCTAAAGAAAATAATGTTTGTGTCAATGTTTGTACATACTTCCCAGACTATGCAGCAATCTTGATTGATTCCTTTCTTGCCTCTTTTGGAGAAAACTGAGGCGAAGTTGTTTGAGCCATCAACACTAACAGTGCCTGAGCTACATAACAAGAACTCATTCTTTTTTGCTTCCTTTGCCATCGCTTCCGCCGCTTCTCTTCCGCTGCATCTTTCTGAATTCCTCCCTTTCTTAATTGCCAGTGATTTTGCCAAACCATTGAACATTGAAGAAAGATGACCCATCAAAACTTTGAAGAAATTAGTAATGCTACTGTTGAGCCACCACTTTTAAGCTGTTAAGAGGTTCTTCCCGTTGTAACAGTTTTTGAGGCTCTGAACAACGAAAATTTAAGTCACGGATTAGAAATTCAACACTTCAAGGGAGAGAAAATTTAAATGCATATACATATCTATATGCTAATGAtgtaaaagaaaagggaaaaaaaaaaaagaaatctgCGCTTAAATCTCAGGagctaatataaaatataaaaaataataataaaagaaactaTATGGTCATTCTTATGCTGATTCCAGGTTCCCTTCTAGCAATGCATCTAGAATTTCAATGCAAAGGAATGGAAATTAACAAAAGAGAAACTCGTAATATTTAATAACATAGCATCTGGTTATGTTTGGTTTGAAGCTAAAAGTCAAAAGCAATTCAGAAAAAGTTTCTGTTATTCTGAATATATATGGCATTGCTTTCAGCCATTGTCTCAAAAACCCAATTGTAGTGTGGACCATGATTTCCTCTTTGAGAAAGCATAACGAAATATGAATAGCCAGGGACCCAAAAAAAGAAaggggaaaaataataaataagaagAAAGGTTTCTTTCTGCTTTGCTTTTCATGAATTCTGTTTTGACTGCTGAATAAAATAAGAGACGGTGCTTAATtgaattttgtataaaataaataccATTTTTTACTACCTTTTTTTTCTAAAGGTGTTGAACAACTGAATGAAACTCagttgaagaagaaagaaaagagttgGTTAAGTATTCTGATCCAATTTTGAAGCTCTTCCATTAGAGAACAAACAAACCCTTTGGAATGGTAAAAGGACAGAAACTGAGGTTTGTACTTTTGATAGTTGGAActtggaagaggaggaggaagaggagacaATAAGCTGATACTTCGAGAAAAAGCAGAAGAAAAGTATGAGAATTCTTAAATATTGGAGTGACGTGTTGTTTTGTTTCTGGTCACTTCTTTCATCAGTTTATTTCACTTTTTTCTAGGGAGTAAAAAACAAAGTgttcttttttcttgttttaacttttggaagagttttaAGGAAATatattctctcaattttttttaataattaagggAATAAAATGTGATTTTAtatcattaattttataaataggactaaaaataaatataaaaacttTTTCTATCAATTTTaacaaaagataaaataaatcaaagattattttattttctattaaaattaatgaagcaaaaaatttaaataactgaTACAATTAATTATTAAAGATTAATTGaataatttagttaaaaattaaaatatctgaTCTAAAATTTGTtgaaaccaaaataaataaatattcgaATATTTTTATGGACCGATGATAAATATTCATAAATATCTTAGTGCTTTATGATGATCTCTCTTCACTGCTCAGCCTCACCCATGGGGCCATAATGGGTAATAGCTACGGGCTAGGAGAACAATAAAAGATCAATCGCTAATAGACCAGGTTGATTTAAGATAACAATTAATTGTCAATgaattaactaaaaataaaaaaaataatttaaaataataaaatataaaaattattttttaaaaaaaatacatatattttttagataaatatattattttattaatttaattcaattctgaTTAAAcattaattgaatttttaaattattaaatatttagcTTCACTAATTTAAGTTTTAGAACCTGAATAATTGTTGGTTATTGATCTTTTCCATTAAATGAATATTTAATTATCCAATTGTTTGAAATTGAATTTACATACATACATGATACATCCTTTAAAAAATCTAAGGggcaaattatataaataaattaattagacTTTAAATTTAAACAATTGTAACTTTTGAAATAGACTATATCTTTGATCTATTTTAATTCTATGTAAACTGCTACACAATAGTGATTTGTAATTTGACATAATCCGCTATTACGTTAAGAATGTACCATATAAAAATTGTTAGAGGGCATCGCGATTTCTAAAAAACTTAGACCATGTATAAATTACTGTAGGGTTTAGCGATTTCTAACGTAATCTCCTAAAAACTGTAACGAATTATATATTGTAGAGACATTCCATTGCAATGTATTGGTGTAGCAGAGAAAATATATGTACACACCAATAAATTATTTTCAtaacaaattattatttttttttattttgttaaagaaAAAACGGTCAtggtatttaaaaaaataatgtgattttaagataaaaatatttaatattgatatttttaaatacaaaaataaattatattaatattaaaaaaaatatgataaatatgatgtataaatataaaataaataaaatacacaaaATAGAAACACGATTGAATCTGACTTTAAAAATAGGAGTACAGTTAAAAATGGCTTTAAAAATGAAAGTACAGTTGAAAATACCATGTTTTAGATTGGAAATATTTTCATTGTTTCTAActaaaaaaaaagttgaaaacgtaaaaatatcatttttgattttgtactttttttttaaatatttttgctGAAAATAATATTCAAATGCTCAACTagacatatttttatattttattttcattttacttCAGGACAAGAATAGTTTGAAAGATGGAgcaaaagcatgcaaaagtgaataaatcataaaaaattgAAGAATTGAAGATTTTGCAGCCATGAGTATGCATGATTCTGTCTTCTTTCTTTTCATAatcatgtgacttatcaaggcaaGGTGAGATGGTTGTTCTTCCTCCCTTTGCTTTTGGTGTCAAAAAAACATgcataaacatgtgttttcttgatgttcttcgtTAGATATCAtccttaacttgacttgagggccaaaaAACTTCAAATTCCCTAAGAGCAATTCAAATACTAACTATATTGTTCCTAGATCGCTTCTCTAATCACCCTTTATCTTTGCCATTAAAATtttattgacttttttttttttcgatttttgtcttttcttcaacattttatttttgtctcactaatatgttattaccactccttaagtgttttatgaaggtaataaTAAGATTCTGAACTTAAAGTTGTCTTCTTAAtacttttagaaaaaaaattagtttttcgcNNNNNNNNNNNNNNNNcccttaattttttatatttatactcTAACTCCCTAAACTTTTAGTATTATACACTTCCCCCCACAAACACAAAAATATTATCATTTTAGCCCCTCCCAAGTTCAATGGGTTATTCTTCATGTTATTGATCAAACTCAAAGTGTTATTCGtattcttcgtaaattcttcaggtTCTTTCTTTGACtcttacccgtttttcaatcttttccataatcaattttcaccataatttaaaataaaatggcAGCCACCATAACTTCTTAATTTCCACTTGATTTCAACACAATTTCAACCCTAATTTGAGAGTTAAGGTTTCGATTTTTTCATATGCCCAAGAACAcaaattcatagcttgaatttcatcaaatttcatcaaatttttatcaaaatttcatcaagaatcactcatataaataatcaatttcaagcataaccaaatcaTATTATAATCACACAattcaaacacaattaatcaagattaattttaccaaacctACCTTTATTTGCAGCTCCTAATTCGATTATGCTTCAAGATGTTCCTAGAGCACATTTTTCtcttaaatcacatcaagaaaaacTTTAAATCCTCAAAACTCTAACTAACCGAACCTTCAATCACCAGTTAGGATGCGATTCCTCACCTTAATCTTGCTGGAATTTGAAGTtccttggccctcaagtcaatcTAAGCATGATACCTATGGAAGAACATAAAAAAACACATATTTATGCATGTGTTCTTGAAACCAAAGCTAAAGAGAGGAAGAACAACCATCTTACCTTATTTCCAAtattgataagtcacatggttatgaagagaaagaagagagaatcaCTTTGATTGGattagaattttgatttgagttttagttcagaagaaatcaagttttgaagatcaagaaccaataacttttttctcttttctctccttggtGTTTTTGGCCACAAAGAGGAAATGAagcagccttggaggtcttgggggtaaAGGGAGAGCCGTGATTGGCTGGTGTGGATGgtgatttaaaataatattaaaatatttcaagtgtataattactaaaactagatgtattagaacaccAGTAACAACACATTTAGAGATTAGTATctgagctactagtataaatgacattagtaacatgATTAACATGAGAATAGAAGgtatgatgaggcattagcattgctaaagtcatcagagagtgctgatGTTAACCTGCACCAGAAGATTGTGAATCCGGTTAAACCGATCTCCTATTTTTTACTAAAAcagataaaataatattataatattatattactatttctcttcttATATGAATCGAGTTCGactcgtcaaacagagactagcTACGAAAACCAGAGTCTAAAACTCCTAACCGAAACggctcaaaaactaggttctttgcAACTGTGTCGTCGAGCTTATATCAAAAGAGGTCATTGCTTAGTGATGACTGATGATGATGAATATCGAGGTGCTTATTAATATAGCAGAAGTGCTTCCTTTACTAATCTTCTGGATAACTCCGTATCTTCAGAAAAAATTTTCGTGCACCCGAAAACTATGTTGTAAAATTCTACTCtcctaaaagaaaaattttgctctcaaaatttcagttacccgAGAACATACATCACCCTAAGCATATAACAGATGATAATCAGATTTAATCCAATAAACGCCAAAAGAAAAGAGTAGTGTGAGACATCATAAAGTCAGATACCTACAACTGCAAGCTACAGAAAAACTAAGAGAGAGCGATGAAGAatctaaaaaaatgaaaataaaaatgaccAAACCAATCAACTCCTTATTAGTGGTCAATCTATTGACTTATCATGATggattcttaaaaaatttttgaatcccAACTTATATATTCTAATGTTATTATATGTTTACTCTATCATTATGTTAGCAGGGATTAAAGGTGAAGAGAAGTATTGTGCTACTTCAATTCATTAGAATTTATGGTGAGTTTAAACACTTCAAAACTTGGAAAAAAAATATTGATGTAGTGTCCACCATAACAAGCAATGAAACAAAGCTGCAAAGTTATCAACATTGCCTTTGGTGTGAAGAAGATAAACCATGAGATCATAGGTGTGTACTATAAACGGAATTATCCTTATGCCGCATCTTATTGCCACAAGACAAAAACTACCATAGCTTTTATGATGCCTCTGGAGGATGCTAATGGAAGCAGAGTTAAAGTTGCCGTCTACCACATCGATGCATCACAATGGAATGCCTCTGCAACATGTAATCCGCTATAGCCCTAGCGGATTATACTGTCCACTGTTTCTTCATAAACTGCTAGATCTTGCAGTGATTTATGCATGGTCCAGGTTCTTCAGAAACTGCGACACCCTCTAGCAGTTTCTGCATGACACATTTTCAACGTAATTTGCGCTACCTATAGTAGATTACGTGCAAACTACAAACCACTACATCATGTATAAAGATGTAACCTATTTCATAAAGTTGCAATTGCGTAAATTTAAAGCccaattaatttatttatgaaaCTTACTAAAAAATTCAATTGTCAATAATAGTTTAAGAACAAAATTTGTGAACTAATTTTTTTGAATTCTGTTAACTTCTTCTGTTTTAATTGTTGTttactttcattctctttttatttttcctcACGGTATCTCTAGTTTGACAAATCAAAAATTAATCAGCGTGAATCTGAACTCTATTTAAAAATTTCtcattagtcaataaattattatatacataaaGCAAAATTGGATTCATTGATATTTATTTAAGTGAAAGAACAAACTAACTGTTCTACTAACTAAAGTTAGTTTGTTTTCTCTCATTCTCtacttgtttttaattttttattattggtttaaaaaaatatatttaaattttttgagactaaatattaattttttttatagacaTCGGGCATAAAAtccaaaagagaaagaaaaatttttgagacTAAATATTAGttaaaacaaaattaattttcTCGTTTGACCGATAATTTTATCACGTGAATTTAAATTTATTAGTTGTAAAATATCCTGCTGTATATCTATATGTATTTATATCTGTATACTTTATGcgatttttaatttctttttataatCATTTAAGAATTTGTTGAGTTGCTAACCGGTATTGTGTTTTTTTCGCCTTAGGCAAAGGAAGATGGGATTTTTATATCTACGTATCACATTACACGTTATAAACAAGGTccattatttattttcgaatcaT from Arachis ipaensis cultivar K30076 chromosome B09, Araip1.1, whole genome shotgun sequence includes these protein-coding regions:
- the LOC107616550 gene encoding probable protein phosphatase 2C 34 encodes the protein MGHLSSMFNGLAKSLAIKKGRNSERCSGREAAEAMAKEAKKNEFLLCSSGTVSVDGSNNFASVFSKRGKKGINQDCCIVWEEFGCQEDTIFCGIFDGHGPWGHFVAKRVRESMPXXXXXXXXLDLDPDSGDADVEAEKMQNCFNIWKHSYLKTCAAIDRELEQNRKIDSFFSGTTALSIVRQGELIVIANVGDSRAVLATTSDDGSLVPIQLTVDFKPNLPQEAARILECQGRVFCLEDEPGVHRVWLPDEESPGLAMSRALGDYSVKEYGLISVPEVTQWNVTTRDQFVVLATDGVWDVISNEEAVEIVSSTAERGKSAKRLVECAKRSWKRKRGGIAMDDISAICLFFHSPCNLLDNQLATLN